The following proteins are co-located in the Granulicella pectinivorans genome:
- the ppdK gene encoding pyruvate, phosphate dikinase produces MGKAPHAQYIYRFGLNVQDGNGSMKAELGGKGAALAEMAGMGVPVPPGFTITTAACRYYMKYGEAPPSLRHELKDAMQWLEREHQKGFNNALNPLLVSVRSGAAVSMPGMMDTILNVGLNRDTLDGLAMVSGTPRFAFDSYRRLLQMFGSVVLSVPKKLFDSALQSILRAAHVVSESELSATDLKALAFEFEGIILKSSEIAFPADPETQLDMAIKAVFSSWQNERARYYRRLNHIADDSGTAVTIQAMAFGNSGATSGTGVGFTRNPSTGEAAMFGEFLADAQGEDIVAGVRTPISIAELDRIMPDVYRELRTITARLERHYGDAQDFEFTVERAKLYLLQTRSAKRTTMAAVRIAVEMAEEGLISRLDAIKRIDTSRINEILCPQLDTSGGQHHCVAQGLPASPGAAAGRIALSADAAVAAAASLGDPIILVSQETTAEDIHGMAASVGFLTAHGGATSHAAVVARGMGKCCITGAKDVRVDASKGTLHIGPCSFAEGDWLTLDGATGKVYAGRLPLLASQADTSHLKTLRTWALELSAGSVRANADTPDDACAAFQAGASGIGLCRTEHMFFAPDRLHHMRTMILAKNTAERECALEQLLPMQQADFERIYRAMHGLPVTIRLLDPPLHEFLPAAKDVAQDLASAIARRDDEAAATLETMQERVAELTESNPMMGHRGCRLSVTFPEILVMQVTALLQAVLAISKEGCTTHPEIMLPLVACAEEIAFLRDLIDKTAESLFKNTGHRLEYSLGAMIELPRAAICAETFAPYVDFVSFGTNDLTQMTFGFSRDDSRRFLDVYLEKGILSDDPFLTIDRVGVGGLIQMAVKKLRAAKPGIKIGVCGEHAGDPASIAFFVSADVDYISCSPARLSLAQFAMAQNASDPAQDIASQSHIPALV; encoded by the coding sequence ATGGGAAAAGCACCGCACGCGCAGTATATCTACCGATTTGGCTTGAACGTTCAGGACGGCAACGGCAGCATGAAGGCAGAGCTAGGTGGAAAAGGAGCGGCCCTCGCTGAGATGGCAGGAATGGGTGTTCCTGTCCCCCCGGGCTTTACGATCACGACAGCCGCATGCCGCTACTACATGAAGTATGGCGAAGCACCTCCATCGCTCAGGCATGAGCTGAAGGACGCCATGCAGTGGCTGGAACGGGAACATCAGAAGGGTTTCAACAACGCGCTGAATCCTTTACTCGTAAGCGTGCGTTCTGGCGCTGCCGTATCCATGCCCGGGATGATGGACACCATCCTCAACGTGGGCCTGAACCGTGACACGCTGGATGGCCTCGCGATGGTGAGCGGGACGCCCCGATTTGCATTCGATTCTTACAGGCGCCTGCTGCAGATGTTCGGCAGCGTGGTTCTAAGCGTGCCGAAGAAGCTCTTCGACTCGGCCTTGCAAAGCATACTCCGGGCTGCGCACGTCGTCTCTGAATCCGAACTCTCCGCCACGGACTTGAAAGCGCTTGCTTTCGAGTTCGAGGGGATTATTTTGAAATCGAGCGAAATTGCCTTTCCAGCGGATCCAGAAACGCAGTTAGACATGGCGATCAAGGCGGTATTTTCTTCCTGGCAGAACGAGCGAGCCCGCTACTATCGCCGACTGAACCATATAGCCGACGACTCCGGAACCGCCGTCACCATCCAGGCGATGGCGTTCGGCAACAGCGGCGCAACTTCGGGAACTGGAGTGGGCTTCACACGCAATCCCTCCACCGGAGAGGCGGCAATGTTTGGCGAGTTCCTCGCCGACGCGCAAGGGGAGGATATTGTCGCCGGGGTTCGCACACCGATTTCGATTGCCGAGCTCGATCGCATCATGCCGGACGTCTACCGGGAGCTTCGGACTATCACAGCGAGACTGGAACGGCACTACGGTGACGCGCAGGACTTCGAATTCACTGTAGAGCGCGCAAAGCTGTATCTCTTGCAGACGCGCAGCGCCAAACGCACCACGATGGCCGCCGTCCGGATTGCCGTTGAGATGGCAGAGGAGGGTCTCATCTCAAGACTTGATGCGATCAAGCGCATCGATACCTCCCGTATCAACGAAATTCTCTGCCCGCAGCTCGATACATCAGGAGGCCAGCATCATTGTGTGGCCCAGGGGCTCCCCGCTTCTCCTGGAGCTGCAGCGGGACGCATCGCACTCTCGGCAGACGCTGCCGTTGCTGCCGCAGCCAGCTTAGGCGATCCGATCATCCTCGTCTCTCAGGAAACTACAGCCGAGGACATCCACGGCATGGCGGCGTCGGTTGGGTTCCTCACCGCACATGGGGGTGCGACAAGCCATGCAGCGGTTGTGGCCCGAGGCATGGGCAAGTGTTGCATTACCGGGGCGAAGGACGTCCGTGTCGATGCGAGCAAGGGGACGCTGCACATCGGACCGTGCAGCTTCGCTGAGGGCGACTGGCTTACCTTGGATGGAGCAACGGGAAAAGTCTATGCGGGACGATTGCCGTTGCTTGCCTCCCAGGCCGACACCTCACATCTCAAGACACTTCGCACATGGGCCCTTGAGTTGAGTGCTGGCTCAGTGCGAGCCAATGCAGACACACCGGATGACGCTTGTGCGGCGTTTCAGGCTGGCGCGTCCGGCATCGGCCTGTGTCGCACGGAACATATGTTCTTCGCCCCAGACCGGTTGCATCATATGCGGACAATGATCCTGGCCAAAAACACGGCAGAGCGCGAGTGCGCGCTCGAGCAGTTGCTACCCATGCAGCAAGCAGACTTTGAACGGATATACCGCGCAATGCACGGTCTTCCTGTGACGATTCGACTGCTGGATCCACCTCTGCATGAGTTTCTACCAGCGGCAAAGGACGTGGCGCAGGATCTCGCCAGCGCCATCGCACGGCGTGACGATGAAGCTGCCGCGACCCTGGAAACGATGCAGGAGCGAGTAGCGGAGTTGACGGAGTCGAATCCAATGATGGGGCACCGCGGTTGCCGGCTCTCCGTCACCTTCCCAGAAATCCTTGTGATGCAGGTAACTGCCCTTTTGCAGGCCGTGCTCGCTATCAGCAAGGAAGGCTGCACCACGCATCCGGAAATTATGTTGCCGCTGGTTGCATGTGCCGAGGAGATCGCCTTCCTACGAGACTTGATTGACAAGACTGCAGAGAGTCTATTCAAGAATACCGGGCATCGATTGGAGTACTCGCTGGGTGCCATGATTGAGCTGCCGCGCGCGGCCATTTGCGCAGAGACGTTTGCACCGTATGTCGACTTCGTGTCATTCGGCACGAATGATCTGACCCAGATGACCTTCGGCTTTTCGCGCGACGACTCACGGCGCTTCCTCGATGTCTACCTTGAGAAAGGGATATTGTCAGACGATCCTTTTCTCACCATTGACCGGGTCGGCGTGGGTGGGCTCATCCAGATGGCGGTGAAGAAGTTGCGTGCGGCTAAACCCGGCATCAAGATCGGTGTATGTGGCGAACATGCCGGCGACCCGGCTTCCATCGCATTCTTTGTGTCGGCCGATGTGGACTATATCTCCTGTTCACCAGCAAGACTGTCGCTGGCACAATTTGCGATGGCACAGAATGCGTCGGATCCTGCCCAGGATATTGCCTCCCAATCCCATATCCCTGCGCTCGTATAG
- a CDS encoding alpha/beta hydrolase, whose protein sequence is MQLAAQSVDPYSLVDPELLAAVKGQPQGILNDEIVANAQKQIPQISAVLPSVPGVKISRRSIPGPAGIPDVSIVIADTAPEQKNKPVLLHMHGGGYVVGAAVAFLPGVLLYAKPTGCVVVSVDYRLAPQTRFPGSLNDNYAALSWVYHHAEEMGADRKRIAIAGESAGGGHAAALAIHARDRAEVPIIFQLLIYPMLDDRTGSTRGVPPHIGQIGWSAAGNRYGWAALLGSPAGSEKLPYGAVPARVEDLRGLPPAFIGVGAIDLFVDEDVDYARRLIDAAVPTELLVVPGAYHAFDLSVPDAQVSRSFRTSITAALRRAFKV, encoded by the coding sequence ATGCAGCTTGCCGCACAGAGCGTGGACCCTTATTCTCTGGTCGATCCTGAACTGTTGGCGGCAGTGAAGGGGCAGCCGCAGGGAATCTTGAACGACGAAATTGTCGCGAATGCGCAAAAGCAGATCCCACAGATTAGCGCGGTGTTGCCGTCCGTACCAGGTGTGAAGATCTCGAGGCGGTCGATTCCAGGTCCAGCCGGTATACCCGATGTGTCGATCGTTATTGCGGACACGGCCCCGGAACAGAAGAACAAGCCTGTGCTCCTGCACATGCATGGTGGAGGTTATGTGGTCGGAGCTGCTGTGGCGTTCCTCCCGGGCGTGCTTCTCTACGCGAAGCCCACGGGATGCGTTGTGGTATCAGTGGACTACCGTCTGGCTCCTCAGACGAGATTCCCCGGATCACTGAACGATAACTATGCGGCGCTGTCCTGGGTTTACCACCACGCCGAAGAAATGGGAGCGGATCGCAAGCGTATTGCGATCGCCGGTGAAAGTGCAGGCGGCGGGCATGCCGCTGCGCTGGCGATCCACGCGCGCGACCGTGCCGAGGTGCCGATCATTTTTCAGTTGCTGATTTATCCCATGCTGGACGATAGGACCGGATCGACCCGCGGGGTACCACCGCACATCGGGCAGATTGGATGGAGTGCGGCTGGCAACCGGTATGGATGGGCCGCTCTATTGGGCTCTCCTGCGGGCTCGGAGAAGCTTCCGTACGGCGCGGTGCCAGCGCGCGTTGAGGACCTGAGGGGACTCCCGCCGGCGTTCATCGGAGTCGGCGCCATCGATCTCTTTGTCGACGAAGATGTGGACTATGCCCGAAGGCTAATCGACGCTGCCGTGCCGACCGAGTTGCTGGTTGTGCCGGGGGCCTATCACGCCTTCGACCTATCGGTGCCCGATGCGCAAGTCTCCAGGTCGTTCCGTACGTCGATTACGGCTGCATTGCGGCGCGCTTTTAAGGTGTGA
- a CDS encoding glycoside hydrolase family 3 N-terminal domain-containing protein: MGLDHRENDSRLDHRYDVILLDAPKELDLTLFNRGMRRPVFTLTFALALGVIRTMAAAPAAPVVAARVPPGKSGAALDRIVSGLIARMTLDEKILQLLENPPNGVPRLGIPDLRWGEVLHGVVSDGATAFPQAIAMGSTWDPALLREMGDAVAREARALGVHQGYAPMLGLARDPRWGRVEESYGEDPYLVTQLGVAYIEGLQGTGATRLDVNHILATPKHFVADGEPWAGANGEDFETSERTLREVYFPPFEAAVMVAHAESLMPAHHAINGVPSHASAWLLRDVLRKEWGFEGFTVSDMGDIPKLYDGHGYARSFSDAAARALNAGVDQELEGGPVSEHVYAKYFGKALKDGTVSIGAINAAASRVLHAKIRLLGLAKPFESPSMDSAEDAALKHRGYDDVFAQMVAEGKETTRIDGRQPGYEAILNDPAHDKLALRVAQEALVLLKNQDGILPLDKTKTKHVLVVGPLGEAVNLGGYSTGKPKFYVNAVAGIQAELGADASVTFLPGCTLTGGTQEQMQAAVAAARNADVVVAVVGHTRAQLGENHDRDSLELPGRQEELVEALQATGKPLVVVLNNGAPFALPWIHEHVPAVIESWYLGQSYGTALAQVLFGDVNPSGKLNVSFPVSLGQSPSYYNHPVLTGPILYDPAKQDFPYPFGNSNVLWPFGHGLSYTTFRYDKVTTSASSIKKGEVSYVEVSITNTGTRSGDEVVQMYVHQDYTSLKEPVEMLKGFARVTVRPGESRTVRFPIGFEQVKFWKEGHWQMEAGKLNIMIGSSAQDIRLRQTLLLR, encoded by the coding sequence GTGGGGCTCGATCACAGAGAAAACGATTCTAGATTAGATCATAGATATGATGTTATTCTCCTTGACGCACCGAAGGAGTTGGATTTGACGCTATTCAATCGAGGAATGCGAAGGCCCGTTTTCACGTTGACGTTCGCTCTTGCTCTTGGCGTGATCCGTACGATGGCTGCGGCTCCTGCCGCGCCAGTCGTCGCCGCTCGGGTCCCCCCGGGCAAAAGCGGTGCAGCTCTTGACCGCATTGTGAGCGGATTGATCGCACGGATGACACTGGACGAGAAGATCCTGCAGTTGCTAGAGAATCCTCCGAATGGTGTTCCTAGACTGGGAATCCCGGATCTGCGCTGGGGTGAGGTGTTGCATGGGGTCGTGAGTGATGGCGCGACCGCCTTTCCGCAGGCGATCGCAATGGGTTCGACATGGGATCCTGCGCTGCTCCGCGAGATGGGCGATGCTGTGGCAAGGGAGGCGAGAGCCCTCGGCGTCCATCAGGGTTATGCGCCGATGCTTGGGCTGGCGAGGGATCCGCGCTGGGGGCGTGTGGAAGAATCTTATGGAGAGGACCCCTACCTGGTCACCCAGTTGGGGGTGGCGTACATCGAAGGCCTGCAAGGAACGGGTGCGACTCGCTTGGACGTCAATCACATCCTCGCCACACCGAAGCATTTTGTCGCGGACGGTGAGCCCTGGGCCGGTGCCAACGGTGAAGACTTCGAGACGTCCGAACGTACGCTCCGTGAGGTGTATTTCCCTCCCTTCGAGGCTGCTGTTATGGTTGCGCACGCGGAGTCGCTTATGCCTGCGCATCACGCCATCAATGGAGTGCCCAGTCATGCGAGTGCATGGTTGCTCCGGGATGTGCTGCGCAAAGAATGGGGCTTCGAGGGGTTCACCGTGTCGGATATGGGAGACATTCCCAAGCTATATGACGGGCATGGCTATGCCCGTTCGTTTTCAGATGCAGCGGCAAGAGCCCTGAATGCAGGAGTGGATCAGGAGTTGGAGGGGGGCCCGGTCTCGGAGCATGTCTATGCCAAGTACTTCGGCAAGGCCCTCAAGGATGGCACCGTCTCCATTGGTGCCATCAACGCCGCGGCCTCCCGTGTGCTGCATGCAAAGATCCGGTTGCTCGGACTTGCGAAGCCGTTTGAGAGTCCGTCTATGGATTCGGCCGAGGATGCTGCTCTGAAGCACAGAGGCTATGACGATGTCTTTGCGCAGATGGTGGCGGAGGGGAAGGAGACGACACGGATTGATGGCCGCCAGCCAGGCTATGAAGCGATCCTGAACGACCCGGCGCATGACAAGCTAGCCCTCCGCGTCGCCCAGGAGGCGTTGGTGTTGCTCAAGAACCAAGACGGCATCCTTCCGCTCGACAAGACGAAGACGAAACATGTGCTGGTTGTAGGGCCGCTTGGGGAAGCGGTCAATCTCGGAGGTTACTCGACTGGCAAACCTAAGTTCTACGTCAATGCTGTTGCGGGCATTCAGGCTGAGTTGGGTGCGGACGCTTCCGTGACGTTCTTGCCTGGATGCACGCTCACCGGAGGAACACAGGAGCAGATGCAAGCTGCGGTCGCCGCTGCCCGGAACGCGGATGTCGTCGTTGCCGTGGTCGGCCATACACGCGCTCAGTTGGGCGAAAACCATGACCGCGACAGTCTTGAACTTCCAGGACGTCAGGAGGAACTGGTGGAGGCCCTTCAGGCGACGGGAAAGCCATTGGTCGTGGTGTTAAATAATGGTGCTCCGTTTGCCCTACCTTGGATCCATGAGCATGTCCCTGCGGTCATTGAAAGCTGGTACCTTGGCCAGAGCTATGGCACGGCGCTTGCGCAGGTGTTGTTTGGCGACGTCAATCCAAGCGGAAAGCTCAATGTGTCGTTTCCGGTGAGCCTGGGGCAGAGTCCTTCCTACTACAACCATCCCGTTCTTACTGGGCCGATCCTCTACGATCCTGCCAAGCAGGACTTTCCGTATCCGTTCGGCAATTCGAATGTATTGTGGCCCTTTGGGCACGGCTTGAGCTACACCACCTTCCGATACGACAAGGTCACCACGAGCGCTTCCTCTATCAAGAAAGGAGAAGTCTCTTACGTTGAGGTGAGCATTACAAATACCGGAACTCGCAGTGGAGATGAGGTCGTACAGATGTACGTCCATCAGGACTACACCTCTTTAAAGGAGCCAGTTGAGATGCTCAAGGGTTTCGCACGGGTCACTGTTCGCCCCGGTGAGAGCCGGACTGTGCGTTTCCCCATCGGCTTCGAGCAGGTGAAGTTCTGGAAGGAGGGACACTGGCAGATGGAGGCGGGAAAACTGAACATCATGATCGGTTCATCCGCACAGGACATACGGCTTAGGCAGACTCTGTTGCTGCGATAA
- a CDS encoding tetratricopeptide repeat protein produces the protein MGFALLDREAQQFCPLQPLDEHSGAWLLCVAQWTDLGYRNIDFLCRLAEPFTNFPRSRMRVGDHLCLRMVEAYIAFLHEDSVKACEIFDLVLREGPGILEPHLLVVAHFWKCRAHRQRGQYETALLHIQKAKAISIDMEAPRLVAVTNIHESWLLFQRGQRKEAMRLLDEAQAELSTTGHVLSLGNIESARGRFIRRGGEYAKALQHFERAIHIYGEQFPQHPNLARALVNAAYVKRLIALELPSKSSLGRAKGCDHTRFLQICQDALELLRQAGDIYLRTQHQTGIGSVLVNTGYLHLDTGDIERAAQEAGKAFELGREKQDNILMARAKTLQATIQNDRAEEQLGESEETAENAQLARAYSEEAVSLARLTQNSRLLAGAYVVSGAVAANAFFRDWQAAKHFAGMATDLLSKDDMDHLSKQLGTLKSKILQASGIDEMLRSWSEGIIGDKSFQQVSNEFAELVIPKVWEREGRKISRVARVLAMSPKKVRRVLINARGMKSD, from the coding sequence TTGGGTTTCGCCTTGCTTGATCGCGAAGCACAACAGTTTTGCCCGCTCCAACCCTTGGACGAGCACTCCGGAGCATGGCTGCTCTGCGTCGCCCAGTGGACCGATCTAGGGTACAGAAATATCGACTTCCTCTGCCGATTGGCTGAGCCGTTTACCAACTTTCCCCGCAGCCGCATGCGAGTCGGCGACCACCTCTGCCTTCGCATGGTAGAGGCATACATTGCGTTTCTCCACGAGGACTCGGTCAAAGCCTGCGAGATATTCGATCTTGTTCTCCGTGAGGGTCCAGGAATTCTAGAACCACACCTGCTCGTCGTGGCGCACTTCTGGAAATGCCGCGCCCATCGCCAACGTGGGCAATACGAAACTGCACTCCTTCACATCCAGAAGGCGAAGGCAATCTCTATCGACATGGAAGCGCCGCGGCTGGTAGCCGTGACCAATATTCATGAAAGCTGGCTGCTCTTCCAGCGGGGCCAAAGGAAGGAGGCGATGCGACTGCTCGATGAAGCTCAAGCCGAACTCAGTACCACTGGACATGTCTTGTCTTTAGGCAACATCGAATCCGCCCGAGGTCGATTCATCCGTCGAGGAGGAGAATACGCCAAAGCGTTGCAACACTTCGAAAGAGCGATCCATATCTATGGAGAACAGTTTCCGCAGCATCCAAACTTAGCACGCGCTCTCGTGAATGCCGCCTATGTGAAGCGACTCATCGCACTCGAACTGCCCAGCAAGTCAAGTCTCGGACGAGCAAAAGGATGCGACCACACTCGCTTCCTGCAAATTTGCCAGGATGCACTCGAGTTGCTGCGCCAGGCGGGAGATATCTACCTCCGAACTCAACACCAGACTGGTATAGGGTCCGTGCTGGTAAATACCGGCTATCTGCACCTTGATACTGGAGATATCGAGCGGGCGGCACAGGAGGCGGGAAAGGCCTTTGAGCTGGGAAGAGAGAAGCAGGACAACATCCTGATGGCACGCGCGAAGACACTACAGGCAACAATTCAAAACGACCGTGCCGAGGAACAACTGGGTGAATCCGAAGAAACTGCGGAAAACGCACAGCTTGCACGCGCATATAGCGAAGAGGCGGTATCGTTGGCCCGGTTGACCCAAAACAGCCGATTGCTGGCAGGAGCGTATGTTGTCAGCGGTGCCGTGGCGGCCAACGCATTCTTCCGCGACTGGCAGGCTGCGAAGCACTTTGCCGGGATGGCAACGGATCTGCTTTCGAAGGACGACATGGATCATCTTTCCAAGCAGCTTGGCACGCTAAAGTCGAAGATCCTTCAAGCCTCGGGGATCGATGAGATGCTGCGCTCATGGTCGGAAGGGATCATAGGGGACAAGAGCTTTCAGCAGGTTTCAAACGAGTTCGCCGAATTGGTAATTCCCAAGGTCTGGGAACGAGAGGGACGCAAGATAAGCCGCGTCGCAAGAGTGCTTGCGATGTCGCCCAAGAAAGTGAGACGCGTCTTGATAAATGCCCGTGGGATGAAGTCGGATTGA
- the araD gene encoding L-arabinonate dehydratase — protein sequence MTQEKRQFRSAAWFGRSDKDGFIHRSWMKNQGFPPDVFDGRPVIGICNTWSELTPCNAHLRALAERVKRGIWEMGGLPLEFPVMSTGETNLRPTAMLYRNLVSMDVEESLRANPVDGVVLMCGCDKTTPALLMGAASCDLPAIVVSGGPMLNGKFHGKDIGSGTDLWRFSEDVKAGKMSQQEFAEAESCMSRSAGHCMTMGTASTMAGMAEALGMTLPHNAAIPAVDSRRSVLAHLSGRRIVEMVHENLTPSQILKRAAFENAIRINGALGGSTNAVIHLLAIAGRVGVPLTLDDWDRIGRDTPTLVDLMPSGRFLMEDFYYAGGLPAVVRSLAEHQLLHADALTVTGKPIIENCKDAPNWNQEVIRTFDNPLVKQGGVAVLRGNLAPDGAVLKPSAASAELMQHRGPAVVFSSVEHYHERIMDPQLEVDENSVLVLQNCGPKGYPGMPEVGNMGLPPKLLARGIKDMVRISDARMSGTAYGTVILHVCPEAALGGPLALVRDGDMIEVDVKKRRLHLDVSDDELARRREEWVSPLPAMQGGYQQMYIQHVMQACEGADLDFLVGCRGNKVPRESH from the coding sequence ATGACACAGGAAAAGAGGCAGTTTCGGTCAGCAGCGTGGTTCGGACGAAGCGACAAGGATGGTTTCATTCATAGAAGCTGGATGAAGAACCAAGGATTTCCACCCGACGTCTTCGACGGTCGCCCCGTGATCGGCATTTGCAATACCTGGTCGGAGTTGACTCCCTGCAATGCACATCTGCGGGCACTTGCGGAACGGGTGAAGCGAGGCATCTGGGAGATGGGCGGGCTACCCCTAGAGTTTCCGGTCATGTCCACCGGTGAAACCAATCTACGTCCCACAGCCATGCTCTACCGCAACCTTGTGAGCATGGATGTAGAAGAGAGCCTGCGCGCCAATCCCGTCGATGGCGTGGTGTTGATGTGCGGCTGCGACAAGACCACACCGGCTCTGCTGATGGGCGCGGCGAGCTGCGATCTTCCAGCCATCGTGGTCTCCGGCGGCCCAATGCTCAACGGAAAGTTCCATGGAAAAGACATCGGCTCCGGGACGGATCTATGGAGATTCAGCGAGGACGTAAAAGCAGGAAAAATGTCTCAACAAGAATTCGCCGAGGCTGAATCCTGCATGTCGCGTTCCGCCGGACATTGCATGACGATGGGTACAGCTTCCACCATGGCAGGCATGGCAGAAGCTTTGGGCATGACGCTCCCACACAATGCGGCCATTCCCGCTGTTGACTCACGCCGATCCGTCCTGGCTCATCTATCTGGACGCCGCATCGTGGAAATGGTGCATGAGAATCTCACCCCCTCACAGATCCTCAAGCGAGCAGCCTTTGAAAATGCAATTCGCATCAACGGTGCTCTCGGAGGCTCCACGAATGCCGTCATTCATCTTCTTGCCATTGCAGGACGTGTCGGAGTGCCACTTACACTCGATGACTGGGACCGTATCGGACGGGACACCCCTACCCTTGTCGACTTGATGCCATCAGGCCGCTTTCTCATGGAGGACTTTTACTATGCAGGTGGCTTGCCCGCCGTGGTTCGCTCACTGGCCGAGCACCAATTGCTTCATGCGGATGCTTTGACGGTCACGGGAAAGCCGATTATCGAGAACTGCAAAGATGCTCCAAACTGGAATCAGGAAGTCATCCGCACCTTCGACAATCCCCTCGTCAAGCAAGGCGGCGTGGCGGTGCTTCGTGGCAATCTGGCCCCCGATGGCGCAGTGCTGAAGCCATCCGCCGCCTCTGCCGAACTCATGCAACACCGTGGACCTGCGGTTGTATTCAGTTCCGTGGAACACTATCACGAACGAATCATGGACCCACAACTAGAAGTCGACGAGAATTCAGTGCTCGTTCTCCAAAACTGCGGCCCCAAAGGCTACCCAGGCATGCCTGAGGTTGGCAACATGGGTCTGCCCCCCAAACTGCTCGCTCGCGGCATCAAGGACATGGTGCGCATCTCAGATGCGCGCATGAGCGGCACAGCATACGGAACCGTAATTCTTCATGTGTGTCCGGAGGCAGCTTTGGGCGGTCCGTTGGCGTTGGTACGGGATGGAGACATGATTGAAGTCGATGTCAAGAAGCGCCGGCTGCACCTTGACGTTTCGGACGATGAACTCGCCCGTCGGCGTGAGGAGTGGGTTTCGCCATTGCCCGCGATGCAAGGTGGCTATCAGCAGATGTACATTCAACACGTGATGCAGGCCTGCGAAGGAGCCGACCTGGACTTCCTGGTGGGCTGTCGCGGAAATAAGGTTCCTCGCGAATCCCATTGA
- a CDS encoding SDR family NAD(P)-dependent oxidoreductase, whose product MQRYANYPSLEGRSVLITGGGSGIGAAMVEQFAMQGARVAFLDVAEQVSRQLVEDLATRCAYPPLFLCCDLTDIVALRAAVLAVTRSCGPPTVLVNNAGSDDRHTFEEVTPEYWDQRIAVNLKHQFFAAQAVAPGMKAAGGGAIINMSSIAWMIPSASLSVYTTAKAAIVGMTRSLAHDLGEDRIRVNCVLPGAILTERQRRLWMSPDYEREILSRQCLKRHILPEEVARLVLFLAADDSEAMTNQNYIIDGGWI is encoded by the coding sequence ATGCAACGATACGCAAATTATCCAAGCCTCGAGGGGCGCTCTGTATTGATCACAGGAGGGGGCTCGGGAATTGGTGCAGCAATGGTTGAGCAGTTTGCGATGCAGGGCGCGCGGGTGGCTTTTCTGGACGTGGCTGAGCAGGTCTCCAGGCAGTTAGTGGAAGACTTGGCGACCCGCTGTGCGTATCCTCCGCTTTTCCTATGTTGCGACCTCACGGACATCGTGGCTTTGCGCGCCGCGGTTCTTGCGGTGACGCGCTCTTGCGGCCCTCCGACGGTCCTGGTGAACAATGCTGGTAGTGACGACCGGCATACATTTGAGGAGGTGACGCCGGAGTATTGGGACCAACGGATCGCGGTGAATTTAAAGCACCAGTTTTTTGCGGCACAGGCCGTGGCACCAGGCATGAAAGCTGCGGGCGGGGGGGCCATCATCAATATGAGTTCCATTGCCTGGATGATTCCGTCTGCCAGTCTCTCGGTCTATACGACGGCAAAGGCAGCAATCGTCGGGATGACGCGCTCACTCGCCCACGATTTGGGTGAAGACCGCATTCGGGTCAACTGCGTTCTGCCCGGTGCCATTCTCACAGAACGGCAGCGTCGCCTATGGATGTCTCCGGACTACGAGCGGGAAATACTGAGTCGTCAGTGCCTCAAACGGCATATTCTTCCTGAAGAAGTCGCGAGGCTGGTGCTCTTTTTGGCGGCCGATGACAGCGAAGCGATGACGAACCAGAATTACATTATCGATGGTGGGTGGATCTAG
- a CDS encoding fumarylacetoacetate hydrolase family protein codes for MKLVRYGNPGDEKPGLLAEDGTLRDLSAVVDDINGGTLSASVLEHIRQLDLRLLPKVAGAPRFGPCVAGVGKFLCIGLNYSDHAAESGMVVPAEPVVFMKATSAIMGANDDVVIPRGSEKTDWEVELGVVIGKVAKYVSEEEALSYVAGYCVVNDLSERAFQIEGTGQWTKGKSADTFGPIGPWLVTADEVPDPQNLTLWLEVNGHEYQRGSTKTMVFGVAHLVSYLSRFMSLQPGDVISTGTPPGVGLGQKPPKYLRAGDSIRLGIDGLGIQTQRVVAESQSTF; via the coding sequence ATGAAGCTCGTTCGATATGGAAACCCGGGAGACGAGAAGCCCGGTCTGCTGGCGGAAGATGGAACTTTGCGCGATTTGTCGGCAGTGGTCGACGATATCAATGGTGGCACGCTCTCTGCATCCGTTCTGGAGCACATCCGGCAACTCGACTTGCGGCTTTTGCCGAAGGTGGCGGGTGCACCGCGTTTTGGCCCCTGCGTCGCGGGAGTAGGCAAGTTCCTTTGCATTGGCCTCAATTACTCCGATCATGCCGCCGAGTCTGGGATGGTGGTGCCGGCTGAACCAGTGGTTTTCATGAAGGCCACCTCGGCGATCATGGGTGCGAACGACGATGTGGTCATCCCACGAGGGTCCGAAAAGACAGACTGGGAGGTCGAACTTGGCGTCGTCATTGGCAAGGTTGCCAAGTATGTCAGTGAGGAAGAGGCTCTGAGCTATGTGGCAGGGTACTGCGTGGTGAACGATCTCTCTGAGCGAGCGTTCCAGATTGAAGGGACAGGCCAATGGACCAAGGGCAAGAGCGCCGATACCTTTGGACCGATCGGGCCATGGCTGGTGACAGCAGACGAGGTCCCCGATCCTCAGAACCTGACACTATGGCTTGAAGTGAATGGACACGAGTATCAGCGCGGATCAACGAAGACTATGGTCTTCGGCGTCGCCCATCTCGTAAGTTATCTCAGCCGGTTCATGAGTCTTCAGCCGGGCGACGTCATCTCCACGGGAACCCCACCGGGCGTTGGTCTTGGACAAAAGCCACCGAAGTATCTTCGCGCCGGTGATTCGATTCGCCTTGGCATCGATGGCTTAGGGATCCAAACGCAAAGAGTTGTTGCCGAAAGCCAGTCAACGTTCTAA